The following are encoded together in the Geobacter sulfurreducens PCA genome:
- the nuoF gene encoding NADH-quinone oxidoreductase subunit NuoF, with product MGEAIKILICQGTGGVSAGAKKVEAEFLRVIGEKGVDATVGKRCDVIKTGCRGLCANDVLVDIVDPELGRVTYDFVLPEEVEKIVAEHIVNRTPLEKRKAKPYYNTFVDQQMRVVMTGCGQIDPESLDAYLEEDGFKAIEKCVKEMTPAAVIDEVKKSGLRGRGGGGFPTGMKWSFCAATPGKLKYVICNADEGDPGAFMDRSILEGDPYCIIEGMMIAAYAIGCTAGYVYVRAEYPLAIERLQKALDVCYEKGYLGKNVMGWGFDFDLRIKKGAGAFVCGEETALMASIEGERGMPRPRPPFPAVKGLWGKPTNINNVETFANVRHIILKGADWYASLGTDTTKGTKIFAVTGKVKHTGLVEVPAGMSVREVIYNVCGGIANNRKFKAVQAGGPSGGCIPSEVLDTPVDYDSLIKAGAMMGSGGLVVMDETTCMVDVARFFLTFTRMESCGKCVPCRIGLKAMLDILERITEGRGQAGDIETLLEMGSTIKKASLCGLGQTAPNPILSTIKYFREEYEAHINDRRCPSNCCKELLLWQVVEEKCVKCGACFKACPVDAIIWEKGQIAILDKEKCTKCKSCYDACRFMAIE from the coding sequence ATGGGCGAAGCGATAAAGATTCTGATCTGTCAGGGGACCGGTGGTGTCTCAGCGGGTGCTAAAAAGGTTGAGGCGGAGTTCCTCCGTGTTATCGGTGAAAAGGGCGTCGATGCCACCGTCGGCAAACGATGTGACGTCATCAAGACCGGCTGTCGCGGCCTGTGTGCAAACGATGTTCTTGTGGATATTGTAGATCCCGAGCTTGGGCGTGTAACTTACGATTTCGTTCTGCCAGAAGAAGTCGAAAAGATTGTGGCCGAGCATATCGTCAACCGGACCCCCCTTGAGAAGCGCAAAGCAAAACCGTACTACAACACGTTCGTAGACCAGCAGATGAGGGTTGTTATGACCGGGTGCGGTCAGATCGACCCGGAAAGTCTCGATGCGTATCTAGAAGAGGACGGCTTCAAGGCAATTGAAAAATGCGTTAAGGAAATGACTCCCGCTGCAGTTATCGACGAAGTCAAGAAGTCTGGACTTCGAGGTAGAGGGGGCGGTGGCTTCCCGACGGGCATGAAGTGGTCTTTCTGTGCTGCGACGCCCGGCAAACTGAAGTATGTCATCTGCAATGCGGACGAAGGTGACCCCGGTGCTTTCATGGACCGGTCGATTCTCGAGGGTGACCCTTACTGCATCATTGAAGGAATGATGATAGCGGCATACGCAATCGGCTGTACTGCTGGCTATGTGTACGTACGGGCAGAGTACCCACTTGCTATTGAGCGTCTGCAGAAGGCTCTCGATGTTTGCTACGAAAAGGGCTACCTCGGCAAGAACGTCATGGGCTGGGGATTCGACTTCGACCTTCGGATCAAGAAGGGTGCGGGGGCCTTTGTGTGCGGTGAGGAAACCGCGCTCATGGCTTCGATCGAAGGCGAGCGGGGAATGCCTCGCCCTCGTCCGCCGTTCCCCGCTGTCAAAGGTCTGTGGGGGAAGCCTACCAACATTAACAACGTTGAGACGTTCGCCAACGTGCGTCACATCATCCTGAAGGGTGCTGACTGGTACGCATCTCTCGGTACTGATACCACAAAAGGGACAAAGATCTTCGCGGTCACCGGTAAAGTAAAGCACACGGGACTTGTGGAAGTCCCGGCGGGTATGAGCGTGCGCGAAGTTATCTATAACGTTTGCGGCGGCATCGCCAACAACCGGAAGTTCAAAGCAGTTCAGGCAGGTGGACCATCAGGCGGATGTATTCCCTCAGAAGTTCTCGATACACCGGTTGATTATGACTCGCTTATCAAGGCCGGTGCCATGATGGGCTCCGGTGGTCTCGTCGTCATGGACGAAACTACCTGCATGGTCGACGTAGCACGCTTCTTCCTTACCTTCACGCGGATGGAATCATGCGGTAAATGCGTTCCGTGCCGCATTGGACTCAAGGCGATGTTGGACATCCTCGAACGCATCACCGAAGGAAGAGGCCAAGCTGGTGACATTGAGACACTGCTTGAGATGGGGAGCACCATCAAAAAGGCCTCACTCTGCGGTCTGGGCCAGACAGCACCCAACCCGATCCTCTCCACGATCAAGTATTTCCGTGAGGAGTATGAAGCGCATATCAATGATCGGCGTTGCCCGTCGAACTGCTGTAAAGAGCTTCTGTTGTGGCAAGTAGTCGAGGAAAAGTGCGTTAAGTGCGGAGCCTGCTTCAAGGCATGCCCTGTTGACGCAATTATCTGGGAGAAGGGGCAAATTGCAATCCTAGATAAAGAGAAATGCACCAAATGCAAATCCTGCTACGACGCCTGCCGGTTCATGGCCATCGAGTAG
- a CDS encoding complex I 24 kDa subunit family protein, whose amino-acid sequence MSNAPAEATTTEEVPVEEIDLGPANHVIDKYLTLPGNLMPVLQGIQDEYGYVPRPTIDLVAERLNVYPSQIFGVLTFYAQFHLKPRGRFIIRVCVGTACHVQGAPRIVDTFFEKLGIGHAETTPDLRYTFEKVACLGACGMAPLAMVNDDTFGKMTVQKVEEIIAEYNQRPMK is encoded by the coding sequence ATGAGTAACGCTCCGGCCGAAGCTACAACCACAGAGGAAGTGCCCGTTGAGGAAATAGACCTCGGGCCAGCCAACCATGTGATCGACAAGTACCTGACCCTGCCCGGTAACCTCATGCCGGTGCTGCAAGGCATTCAGGATGAGTATGGATACGTCCCCCGGCCCACCATCGATTTGGTTGCCGAGAGACTCAACGTGTATCCCAGTCAGATTTTCGGCGTACTTACGTTCTATGCTCAGTTCCACCTCAAGCCCCGCGGCCGCTTCATCATCCGGGTGTGCGTCGGAACGGCCTGTCACGTCCAGGGCGCTCCGCGAATCGTGGACACGTTCTTTGAGAAGTTGGGGATTGGTCACGCTGAGACAACACCCGACCTCCGCTACACATTTGAAAAGGTTGCCTGTCTTGGTGCTTGTGGTATGGCCCCGCTGGCAATGGTTAACGATGACACGTTCGGCAAGATGACGGTACAAAAGGTCGAAGAAATTATTGCCGAATACAATCAGAGACCGATGAAGTAA